Below is a genomic region from Methanolobus sediminis.
GACAGGAAATGCAGATCAGACTCGGAAAACTCATTGACCACGTAAACAAGCTCATCAAAGGTATGAACGAAGAGCGTTACAAGGCAGGATGGAGAGTCGACGCAGCAGAAGGTACTGTTGCATTCGGTTCCGCGCTGTACAACTGGGCAATCAGTGTACCAATGATGAAGAAGACAGGAGTCAGCTTCCAGCAGATCTATGATTATAATAAAGCAGATGATCCTGCAAAAATAAGGGAGCTTGCAGACAAGTGTCCACTCCACGAAGTTCTTAACGACATGGTAATCAGGTACCTTCCATCACCTCTTGAGGCACAGGAAGGAAGGATTGGCGCTATCTGGCACGGAGACAAGACTTCTCAAATCTACAAATCAATGATCAATGCAGACCCTAAAGCTGACCTTGCTTTCATGGTAACAGATATCACCATGGACCCACATGCAGGTGAAGTTGCAACCGGAAGGTTATTCAGTGGATCACTTGAGCGTGGAATGGAAGTATTCGTATCCGGTACATCAAAAAAGAACAGAATTCAGCAAGTCGGTGTTTTCATGGGTCCAAAGAGACTTGATGTGGATATAATTCCTGCTGGAAACATTGCAGCTGTAACCGGACTTAGAGACGCTATTGTCGGTTCAACAGTAACAACCCTTGAGGGCATGGAGCCTTTCGAGAGTATTACTCACGCAAGTGAACCTGTAGTTACCGTCGCAGTAGAAGCAAAGCACATGAAGGACCTTCCAAAGCTTGTTGATGTACTGAGACAAGTCGCAAAGGAAGACCCGACACTTAAGATCACACTTGACGAAGAGACCGGCGAACACCTGATGGCAGGTATGGGAGAACTTCACCTTGAGGTCATTGCTCACAGAATTCAGCGTGATAAGGGTGTAGAGATCACAACCACACCACCAATCGTAGTATACCGTGAGACAATCCGCGGCAGTGCAGGTCCTGTCGAAGGTAAGTCACCAAACAGACACAACAGGTTCTATGTTGAGATCGAGCCTCTTGAGGAAGGCGTCAGAGACCTTATCAAGGCCGGCGAGATATCCATGCGTATGCCTGAAGTCGAGCGCAGAGAAAAGCTCATAGCAGCAGGTCTGGACAAAGACCAAGCAAAGGGCATCGTAGATATATACGAGAGCAATGTTTACATTGACATGACAAAAGGTATCCAGTACCTCAATGAAACCATGGAACTTGTCCTTGAAGGATTCCATGAAGTAATGAAGGGCGGACCTCTTTCAAAGGAACCATGTATGGGTGTTAAGGTAAAGCTCGTTGATGCTAAGTTGCACGAAGATGCTGTCCACAGAGGACCAGCACAGGTAATTCCTGCATCCAGGCAGGGTATCCAGGCAGCAATGCTTATGGCTGATGATACACTTCTCGAACCATACCAGAAAGTATTCATCCAGGTCCCACAGGACAACATGGGCGGTGCAACCAAGGAAATCCAGGGACGCCGTGGAATCATTATCAACATGACCGCTGAAGGTGACATGACCATCATTGAGTCTAGGGCACCAGTATCCGAACTGTTCGGATTTGCAGGAGATATCAGATCCGCAACAGAAGGACGTGCAATGTGGAGCACAGAATTTGCAGGATTTGACACACTTCCAGCAAGCTTGACAGCAGAGATTGTATGTGGTATCAGAGAGAGGAAGGGACTTAAGAAGGAACTTCCACAGGCATCTGACTACCTTAGCATGTAATCACAGGATTTTGCAGTATTTTTTACTGCAAAACCTTATTTCGTCAGAAAGGTTTAAACGTAAGAAGACCTATTATGGCAAATCAAACTGATATATTGATATTAAATTAAAGGAGATATGAAAATGGCAGCTGAGAAACCACACATGAACTTAGCAGTTATCGGTCACGTAGACCACGGCAAGTCAACCTTTGTCGGAAGATTGATGTTCGAGACAGGAGCAGTACCTGCTCACCTTATCGAAAAATACAGAGCTGAAGCAAAAGAGAAAGGTAAAGAATCCTTCGCTTTCGCATGGGTAATGGACTCACTCAAGGAAGAGCGTGAGAGAGGAGTTACCATCGACATCTCCCACAAGAGATTCGACACCGACAAGTACTACTTCACAGTAGTAGACTGTCCAGGTCACCGTGACTTCGTAAAGAACATGATCACCGGTGCATCCCAGGCAGATGCAGCTGTTCTTGTCGTAGCAGCACCTGATGGTGTAATGGCACAGACAAAGGAACACGTTTTCCTTTCAAGAACACTCGGTATCAACCAGCTTATCGTTGCTGTAAACAAGATGGATGCAGCTGAATACAGCCAGGAAAGATACGAACAGGTAAAGAAAGATGTAAGCCAGCTCCTCGGTATGGTAGGATTCAAGGCAGCAGAGATTCCATTCGTACCAACATCCGCATTCGAGGGTGACAACATCACAAAGTCAAGCCCTAACACCCCATGGTACACTGGTCCATCCCTCCTTGAATGCCTCAACGAGCTTAAGGAACCAGAAAAGCCAGACACACTTCCACTCCGTATCCCTGTACAGGATGCATACACCATTTCCGGTATCGGAACTGTACCAGTAGGTAGAGTAGAGACTGGTGTCATGAAGAAGGGTGACAATGTAATCTTCAACCCAAGCGGCGTATCTGGAGAAGTAAAGTCAATCGAGATGCACCACGAAGAAGTTCCACAGGCTGTCCCTGGAGACAACATCGGATGGAACGTAAGAGGTGTAGGTAAGAACGACGTACGCAGAGGAGATGTCTGTGGTCCAACATCAAACCCACCATCTGTAGCAGAAGAGTTCACAGGACAGATCGTAGTCCTTCAGCACCCATCCGCAATCACAGCAGGATACACACCAGTATTCCACTGCCACACCACCCAGACCGCATGTACTCTCATGTCCATTGACAAGAAACTTGATCCAAAGACAGGTCAGGTCAAGGAAGAGAATGCAGCATTCATTAAGGCTGGCGACGCAGCAATTGTAACCATCAGGCCAACCAGACCAATGGTAATTGAACCTGTAAAGGAAATTCCACAGCTCGGTAGATTCGCTATCCGTGATATGGGAATGACCATTGCTGCTGGCATGTGCATGAGTGTCAAACAGAAGTAAGACACTCAAATTTTCCTTTTTTTAGGAGAAGAGCAACATGTCACAGAAAGCAAGAATAAGATTATCAGGAATCAGTCCTGTAAACCTTGATGGTGTTTGCGATCAGGTTAAAGCTATTGCAGACAGAACAGGTGTAAGTATCTCAGGACCAGTTCCACTACCAACTAAAAAGATGGTAGTACCTGTCCGTAAAAGTCCAAGTGGTGACGGAACCGCTACATGGGATCACTGGGAAATGCGTGTACACAAGAGACTCATCGACATTGCAGCAGATGAGCGCGCACTCAGACAGCTCATGCGTATCCAGGTACCAAAGGATATCAACATTGAGATAGTACTCCAGAACTAAAAACTATAGTTATTGCTTTATCAATAACTATAACCCTTAAGTTACAGATTACATCTGTAACCTATCCTACTTCTTAACTTTCATATAGCCAGCCAGTGCTGGCTATGAAAGATTCACATATAGAACTGCTGTAAATAATCTCTTTTAAAAAGTTCTTCCGTTTCCTTAAATACTACTGAACAAAAGTATCAGTACCGTAAAATATATCTAAACCACAAACTGATAAAAAATATGGGGTTTAACTATGAAAGAAAAGGTATTGATATTAGGAGCGGGCTATGCCGGATCGGTGGTAGCTAATAAACTGGCAAGAGAATTCAGACAAAAAATAGCTAAAGACGAACTTGAAATAACTGTTTTAGACAAAAGCGACACAAGCATCAATCAGGGCGGATTTACATTTCTTCCATTCGGGCTTTATACCCCTGAAGATATAATACGAAAAAGAAGTAAGCTTATCAGCCCACGTGTAAATTCCATTTTCGGAGAAGATGGAGAAGTTACAGCCATTGACATCAAAAGCAAAGAAGTAGGCGTCAAAAGCGGAAAGAAATACAATTATGACTACCTTGTAATTGCAATGGGTGCAAGACCCATAAAAGATGCTGTTCCGGGATTGGCTGATGACCTGCACACATTCTATACTTCAATTGAAGAAGCAATGGAAGTCGGCAAAAAGATAAACAGTATCGAAAAAGGAGACATTGTAATATCCGTTGCAGCAATGCCAATACCCTGTCCGGGAGCACCTGTCAAATTTACCTTCATGCTTGATAGTTACCTGAGGAACGTAAGGAAGAACAGGGAACAATTCAACATAAAATTACTCTGGCCAATGGAACCTATAGGACCTCCTGAATTCAACAAACTTGTGAGCGGACTCCTTAAAGAAAAGGACATAGAAGTAAAAAGAAGCTTCCCACTGGGAGAAGTCAATGCTTCCACAAAAGAACTCAGCTCAAAAGAAGGAGAGAAGGTCAAATACGACTTATTAATAGCAGTTCCCCCGCATAAACCACAGCAAGTACTTTCAGACTCAGGACTCACCGATGAAAAAGGATGGGTACCATGTGATAAAAACACCCTCCAGTACAGAGGACCTGCAGGCAACCATGATAATGTATACGTCCTTGGAGACAACGGGCCGGCAGATGTGCTGAAAACCGGAATAGGAGCACATTATCAATCCCTTGTTGTCAGTCAGAATCTCATCAATGAAATATATGGTAACGGAACAAAAGTACCATATGAAGGAGAAACAGGTTGCCCCATCATAGTAGAAACTGAAACACCGACCTCATCTGGCCAGGCTTACATTGCCACCTGGAATTATGGAACCATGCCTGCACCATTCAAACCTACAAAAATGGGATGGTATGTATATCGCATGTATTACTACCTGCACTGGGATATGAGTGTTAAAGGGTTGTTCTAAGGAGGGAAAAATATGGAAAATGATAATATACCAACAAATATTCCAATTGCACCGGAAGATATGGATGCCTTCCTGGACCTCATCAGAACTGCAAGGATTATGCAGGATTACATGAATGATCAGACTGCACATGGAATAGCTGAGATCATGACTACCATGTTCAAACTGATAAATGCTGCAATGAGCACTGACATGGTTGAGATCATGGAAAGAGCAGTTCAGGACCCTGAGCTGGATAAAGCAATTCTTAACCCTCCTAAAGTAGGACTGGGAGGACTGATTAAACAGATGGGTGACGAAGACTTCCAGAAAGGTATGGGTGTCTTACTCACATTTGTAAAAGCAATAGGAAGAGCTACTGAAGAGTAAAAACCGATTAAGAGATTCCCAGTTATGTGGGAATTTCATTTTCTTTAACTGGAATCGGATCTCCTTCGCCTCCATTGTTCCTGTTATCGTCGTAGAACTTGATAATGAATGTCGCTCCTGATGGAGTATTATCCTCTACGGATATCTCTCCGTACCTTTCAACTATTCTTTTTACAATGTACAATCCAAGACCAGTGTTTCCGGATTTACCATATTTGAAACCTTCATCGAATATCCTCTCTTTTATTTTGTCCGGTATACCACTTCCATTATCGGATATCCTGAGTTCGCAATAATCTTCCTTTGAGTCCATAGATATATCTATAGTATCTGCTTTACCATGGATAACAGCATTCTGTATAATGTTGCCTATAACCGAATGAAGACCGCTGTCCGCTTTTACCGAACAGTATCCGGATATGTTGATCTTTACAGGGAACTCCTTCGAAATTTCTATTGCAAGCATACGAAGATCAATGGTCATAAGCTCCCTGATATACATCAGTGACTCAAAATCCTTCATCTCACAAATAAGTTTAATGCTATGGTTCACAGCCTTTTCCGAAAAGTCAAGCTCTCTTTCGGACATTCTTTCTTTCAGGTTATCAATTGAAAGGCAAATAATGTTCAGATCATTAAGAATATCGTGTCTGAGTATCTGATTCACCAGACTCAGAGTTTCAAGCAGATCTTCCTGGGCTTTTTTCTTCTTAACAAGGTCATATTCCCTCATCTTTAACTCCCGGTAAAGAAGATTATATGGACGTGCAAGACTTGTGAAGACTATTGCCTTATAAATAAGATAAAATGACAGCAGCTTGAAGAAATGACCTATCAGGTTTGAAAAACCATAAACATCTATGTAAAAGGTGAAAGCCAGTTCCGCAAATATTGTGAGAATAATAGAAGCTATGATCAAGCTGTAGACCTTACTGTCAAATTTATCCCTGTACCTGTGGAGCAATATGGCTGAAGCAAGTAATATCAGGCATATGATATACTCACTTATGATCTTGAACTGAGTAAGACCACTGCCTTCAATATAACAATCAGGGAAATATCCCCGATAGATAACTGCGATAATAAGGGACGTAAATACAAAATATATGACGAGAACTTTTCTGTAATTGAGCTCTTTTTTCATAAGAAGAGGGGCAATCAGAAATGAGATACTTTGCATATATCTGGCAGCTATCCATAACTGAGTAGGTAAATTTGCATTATTGCCCGGAAAAATGCCCATTCCTTTGTAACTGATTATATGCAGAAAATCAAACCATGATACAAAAAAGAAACTTATTCCTATAAACAAAAGATATGAATTCTTCAGATATTTTCTGGAGTTCCATGCAATCAGAAAAACAGCAGCAATAACTGTTATACTTGTTACTTCCACAATACTGTGAAATAAGAGATAGTTACTAAGACTTATAAGATACAAAATCAGAAGAAGCAGAACCACAATACTTGCTTCAGAATACTTATCATATATATTTTGTAAATTCACAAAGTAACCCCGCATTTGTTACACTAACCCTATTGCAAGTTATATCGATTTCCATGATATAAATTTATTATCAAAAACAAATGGAGCGGGACTGTAAAAAAGTCCCAATATCCAAACTATGGAGTTGACCATCAATAACGGAATTAATGTATAACTTCATAAATAATCAGGCAATATAAATCCGGAAGTTGAAACTGCATATATAACCAGCAGAATATTCGGTATGTCAACAAAAGATATTAAATATAACAAATAGATATATTCACAATTGTGAGATTTTTTATTTAAAAACAACAATAAAAAGGAATATACATGAAATTACCATGTCAGATGATAGTCTGGGACGTATTACCCGCCATTAGAGCAGCCATTGCAGAAGA
It encodes:
- a CDS encoding elongation factor EF-2, with the translated sequence MARDKMVDRVAALMSEPKMIRNIGIVAHIDHGKTTLSDNLLAGAGMLSKELAGNACWTDSDEEEQARGITIDSANVSMVHEYDGEEYLINLIDTPGHVDFGGDVTRAMRAVDGAVVVIDAVEGTMPQTETVLRQALKEHVKPVLFINKVDRLINELQVDGQEMQIRLGKLIDHVNKLIKGMNEERYKAGWRVDAAEGTVAFGSALYNWAISVPMMKKTGVSFQQIYDYNKADDPAKIRELADKCPLHEVLNDMVIRYLPSPLEAQEGRIGAIWHGDKTSQIYKSMINADPKADLAFMVTDITMDPHAGEVATGRLFSGSLERGMEVFVSGTSKKNRIQQVGVFMGPKRLDVDIIPAGNIAAVTGLRDAIVGSTVTTLEGMEPFESITHASEPVVTVAVEAKHMKDLPKLVDVLRQVAKEDPTLKITLDEETGEHLMAGMGELHLEVIAHRIQRDKGVEITTTPPIVVYRETIRGSAGPVEGKSPNRHNRFYVEIEPLEEGVRDLIKAGEISMRMPEVERREKLIAAGLDKDQAKGIVDIYESNVYIDMTKGIQYLNETMELVLEGFHEVMKGGPLSKEPCMGVKVKLVDAKLHEDAVHRGPAQVIPASRQGIQAAMLMADDTLLEPYQKVFIQVPQDNMGGATKEIQGRRGIIINMTAEGDMTIIESRAPVSELFGFAGDIRSATEGRAMWSTEFAGFDTLPASLTAEIVCGIRERKGLKKELPQASDYLSM
- the tuf gene encoding translation elongation factor EF-1 subunit alpha, which gives rise to MAAEKPHMNLAVIGHVDHGKSTFVGRLMFETGAVPAHLIEKYRAEAKEKGKESFAFAWVMDSLKEERERGVTIDISHKRFDTDKYYFTVVDCPGHRDFVKNMITGASQADAAVLVVAAPDGVMAQTKEHVFLSRTLGINQLIVAVNKMDAAEYSQERYEQVKKDVSQLLGMVGFKAAEIPFVPTSAFEGDNITKSSPNTPWYTGPSLLECLNELKEPEKPDTLPLRIPVQDAYTISGIGTVPVGRVETGVMKKGDNVIFNPSGVSGEVKSIEMHHEEVPQAVPGDNIGWNVRGVGKNDVRRGDVCGPTSNPPSVAEEFTGQIVVLQHPSAITAGYTPVFHCHTTQTACTLMSIDKKLDPKTGQVKEENAAFIKAGDAAIVTIRPTRPMVIEPVKEIPQLGRFAIRDMGMTIAAGMCMSVKQK
- the rpsJ gene encoding 30S ribosomal protein S10, which codes for MSQKARIRLSGISPVNLDGVCDQVKAIADRTGVSISGPVPLPTKKMVVPVRKSPSGDGTATWDHWEMRVHKRLIDIAADERALRQLMRIQVPKDINIEIVLQN
- a CDS encoding NAD(P)/FAD-dependent oxidoreductase, coding for MKEKVLILGAGYAGSVVANKLAREFRQKIAKDELEITVLDKSDTSINQGGFTFLPFGLYTPEDIIRKRSKLISPRVNSIFGEDGEVTAIDIKSKEVGVKSGKKYNYDYLVIAMGARPIKDAVPGLADDLHTFYTSIEEAMEVGKKINSIEKGDIVISVAAMPIPCPGAPVKFTFMLDSYLRNVRKNREQFNIKLLWPMEPIGPPEFNKLVSGLLKEKDIEVKRSFPLGEVNASTKELSSKEGEKVKYDLLIAVPPHKPQQVLSDSGLTDEKGWVPCDKNTLQYRGPAGNHDNVYVLGDNGPADVLKTGIGAHYQSLVVSQNLINEIYGNGTKVPYEGETGCPIIVETETPTSSGQAYIATWNYGTMPAPFKPTKMGWYVYRMYYYLHWDMSVKGLF
- a CDS encoding DUF1641 domain-containing protein; its protein translation is MENDNIPTNIPIAPEDMDAFLDLIRTARIMQDYMNDQTAHGIAEIMTTMFKLINAAMSTDMVEIMERAVQDPELDKAILNPPKVGLGGLIKQMGDEDFQKGMGVLLTFVKAIGRATEE
- a CDS encoding MASE3 domain-containing protein, translating into MEVTSITVIAAVFLIAWNSRKYLKNSYLLFIGISFFFVSWFDFLHIISYKGMGIFPGNNANLPTQLWIAARYMQSISFLIAPLLMKKELNYRKVLVIYFVFTSLIIAVIYRGYFPDCYIEGSGLTQFKIISEYIICLILLASAILLHRYRDKFDSKVYSLIIASIILTIFAELAFTFYIDVYGFSNLIGHFFKLLSFYLIYKAIVFTSLARPYNLLYRELKMREYDLVKKKKAQEDLLETLSLVNQILRHDILNDLNIICLSIDNLKERMSERELDFSEKAVNHSIKLICEMKDFESLMYIRELMTIDLRMLAIEISKEFPVKINISGYCSVKADSGLHSVIGNIIQNAVIHGKADTIDISMDSKEDYCELRISDNGSGIPDKIKERIFDEGFKYGKSGNTGLGLYIVKRIVERYGEISVEDNTPSGATFIIKFYDDNRNNGGEGDPIPVKENEIPT